A DNA window from Pithys albifrons albifrons isolate INPA30051 chromosome 7, PitAlb_v1, whole genome shotgun sequence contains the following coding sequences:
- the HIGD1A gene encoding HIG1 domain family member 1A, mitochondrial: MSPSQESVYPEYESDTSQTSKLIRKFKETPFVPIGMAGFAAVVGYGLYKLKHRGDMKMSLHLIHMRVAAQGFAVGALTCGVLYSMFQEYVVKPKE, translated from the exons ATGTCACCCAGCCAGGAATCCGTTTACCCTGAGTATGAGAGTGACACCAGCCAGACCTCGAAGTTGATAAGAAAATTTAAAGAGACGCCGTTTGTGCCCATCG GGATGGCTGGCTTTGCTGCCGTGGTTGGCTACGGGCTGTACAAGCTGAAGCACAGAGGTGACATGAAGATGTCACTGCACCTGATTCACATGCGAGTGGCAGCCCAGGGCTTCGCCGTGGGAGCCCTGACGTGCG GTGTGCTGTATTCCATGTTTCAGGAATATGTGGTGAAGCCCAAGGAATAA